A genomic window from Algoriphagus sp. Y33 includes:
- a CDS encoding nicotinate phosphoribosyltransferase, producing MKITKDLYQGSLALLTDFYQLTMAYAYWKSGKAEQEAVFNLFFRKHPFQGGFTIAAGLDYIVDYCKNFQFSKEDLAYLATMKGKNDEVLFESGFLDYLRDMKFSCDIDAVEEGTVVFPNTPLVRVKGPLIQCQLLETPLLNIINFQSLIATKAARINLAAKGEPILEFGLRRAQGIDGGLAASRAAYIGGCASTSNVMAGKLFGIPVSGTHAHSWIMSFDTEIEAFEAYADAFPDQSVFLVDTYDTINGIKNAIKIGNALRSRGKEMVGIRIDSGDLAYFSNVAREMLDEAGFPDAKIVASNDLDEHIITSLKGQESSINVWGVGTKLVTAFDQPALGGVYKLSAIRDEKGVWVPKIKLSQQSLKINIPGLHTVKRFFSKGKAVSDMIYLEAQELNPQAALIIDPNDPTRRKRMMPAFYQEEILLKPIFDQGKLVYALPTITQIRDRVQKQLDSLDKTHKRLVNPHLYPIGLEENLHHLRMELVLKAKQVDNGNESEK from the coding sequence ATGAAAATCACCAAAGATCTATATCAAGGTTCGTTGGCACTTCTGACGGATTTTTATCAGTTGACCATGGCTTATGCTTACTGGAAATCAGGAAAAGCAGAGCAGGAAGCGGTGTTCAATCTTTTCTTTCGAAAGCATCCCTTTCAGGGTGGGTTTACGATTGCGGCGGGACTGGATTACATTGTCGATTATTGCAAAAACTTCCAATTCAGCAAAGAAGATCTGGCTTACCTGGCTACCATGAAAGGAAAGAATGACGAGGTGCTGTTTGAAAGCGGATTTTTGGATTACCTCAGAGATATGAAGTTCAGCTGCGATATAGATGCTGTGGAAGAGGGTACTGTGGTATTTCCAAATACGCCGTTGGTGCGTGTAAAAGGCCCATTGATCCAGTGCCAATTGCTGGAGACACCTCTTTTGAATATTATCAATTTCCAAAGTTTGATTGCCACCAAGGCTGCCAGGATCAACTTGGCTGCGAAAGGCGAACCTATTTTGGAATTTGGTCTACGTCGTGCCCAGGGGATTGATGGAGGTTTGGCTGCGTCAAGAGCTGCCTATATCGGTGGCTGCGCTTCTACAAGCAATGTGATGGCCGGAAAGCTTTTTGGAATTCCTGTGTCGGGCACACACGCACATAGCTGGATCATGTCTTTCGACACAGAAATAGAAGCTTTTGAAGCCTATGCGGATGCTTTTCCGGACCAATCCGTTTTTCTGGTTGATACTTATGATACAATCAACGGGATTAAGAATGCCATTAAAATAGGGAATGCATTGAGAAGCAGGGGAAAAGAAATGGTGGGTATCCGGATAGACTCAGGGGATTTGGCATATTTCAGTAATGTGGCAAGGGAGATGCTGGATGAAGCAGGTTTTCCGGATGCTAAAATCGTGGCATCAAATGATCTGGACGAGCATATTATTACCTCTCTGAAAGGTCAGGAATCATCGATAAATGTGTGGGGCGTGGGGACGAAATTGGTAACGGCATTTGACCAGCCGGCTCTTGGAGGTGTCTACAAACTCTCTGCAATACGTGACGAAAAGGGAGTATGGGTTCCAAAAATCAAACTTTCCCAGCAATCCCTAAAAATCAATATTCCGGGATTGCATACTGTAAAGCGTTTTTTCTCCAAGGGAAAAGCAGTTTCGGATATGATTTACCTTGAGGCCCAAGAACTGAATCCTCAGGCAGCACTGATTATTGATCCGAACGATCCGACCAGGAGGAAGCGGATGATGCCTGCTTTCTATCAGGAAGAAATACTGCTTAAGCCAATTTTCGATCAAGGTAAATTGGTCTATGCACTTCCGACAATCACGCAAATCAGAGATAGAGTTCAAAAGCAGCTTGATTCTTTGGATAAGACACATAAGAGATTGGTAAACCCCCATTTATATCCTATTGGTCTGGAAGAAAACCTTCATCATTTGAGAATGGAATTGGTATTGAAAGCAAAACAAGTTGATAATGGGAATGAATCTGAAAAATAG
- the pncA gene encoding bifunctional nicotinamidase/pyrazinamidase, with the protein MGMNLKNSVLLIIDVQNDFLPGGALAVNQGDEVVSVINALQEEFDFIVATQDFHPADHGSFAANHPDKNPGEVIELNGLTQVLWPIHCVQGSEGAEFHEELNPIKWKAIFQKGKNPGVDSYSGFFDNARRGDTGLGDFLQNEGIMNVFVTGLAQDYCVKFTALDSVSLGFNTYLITDATRAVNLNPKDGDLALEEMKNAGVKLIESTAILD; encoded by the coding sequence ATGGGAATGAATCTGAAAAATAGCGTCTTATTGATTATCGATGTGCAGAATGATTTTTTGCCGGGAGGAGCATTGGCGGTAAATCAGGGTGATGAAGTCGTTTCTGTCATCAATGCACTACAGGAGGAATTTGATTTTATAGTGGCGACTCAGGATTTTCACCCTGCAGACCATGGAAGCTTTGCTGCAAATCACCCTGATAAAAATCCGGGAGAAGTGATCGAACTAAATGGTTTGACTCAGGTTCTCTGGCCTATACATTGCGTGCAGGGATCCGAAGGGGCTGAATTTCATGAGGAACTGAATCCCATCAAGTGGAAGGCAATTTTTCAAAAAGGGAAAAACCCGGGAGTTGACTCCTATTCAGGTTTTTTTGACAATGCCCGAAGAGGAGACACAGGGCTGGGAGATTTTCTTCAGAATGAAGGGATAATGAATGTCTTCGTGACTGGGCTTGCGCAGGATTATTGCGTGAAATTCACCGCACTGGACTCGGTCAGCCTCGGATTTAATACCTACCTGATCACTGATGCTACCCGAGCGGTGAATCTTAATCCCAAGGATGGCGATTTAGCATTGGAAGAAATGAAAAATGCAGGAGTAAAACTTATTGAAAGTACAGCTATTTTAGATTGA
- a CDS encoding thioesterase family protein — MFEFNPERHYPKETESRVLIRFQDCDPLRHLNNAKYFDYFFNAREDQVPKLYGVEMMDFIKKYQAAWVIYNHNISYVKPAMVGEWVRIKSRIIWHNHNTVVLEYYMMDDSETQLKTLLWTTMRYVTLAEGKSTDHTGAVNEFLTATSMNLDISGIQIKDRVKSVTQELRKY, encoded by the coding sequence ATGTTTGAATTTAATCCTGAGAGACATTATCCAAAAGAAACTGAGAGCAGAGTTCTGATTAGGTTCCAAGACTGTGACCCGCTACGTCACCTGAACAATGCCAAGTATTTTGACTACTTCTTCAACGCCCGGGAAGATCAGGTACCGAAGCTCTATGGAGTAGAGATGATGGATTTCATTAAAAAATACCAAGCTGCCTGGGTGATATACAATCACAATATTTCTTACGTGAAGCCTGCGATGGTAGGAGAGTGGGTACGGATAAAGAGCCGTATCATTTGGCATAATCACAATACAGTGGTTTTGGAATATTACATGATGGATGATAGTGAGACGCAGTTGAAGACACTGTTGTGGACGACAATGCGGTATGTCACATTGGCCGAAGGAAAATCTACAGACCATACGGGAGCTGTGAATGAGTTTCTCACTGCGACCTCAATGAACTTAGACATCAGTGGAATCCAGATTAAAGACCGGGTAAAATCAGTCACTCAAGAGCTAAGAAAGTATTGA
- a CDS encoding transposase codes for MNVIKQTVGVDVAQKELVCVVGVLLDDFSVSLKARKAFANNMSGFKAFLKWAKSFTEASLDLTAVLEATGVYHEKFVHWLVGQEQQVAIVLPNKISNYMRTLSIKTITDNTAAEAIAQFGLESKLETWTPPKPIFRKLKQLTRERDQTVCERVVVANQLHAENAEAFSNANSLKRLKARKALLNKQEKEIKKEIHLLVKSDPNLEENISYMTSIPGVGELTAVIALA; via the coding sequence ATGAATGTGATCAAACAAACCGTTGGAGTAGATGTAGCCCAGAAGGAATTGGTCTGTGTAGTTGGGGTCCTTCTTGATGATTTTAGTGTATCTCTGAAAGCCAGAAAAGCGTTCGCAAACAACATGTCAGGATTTAAGGCTTTTCTCAAGTGGGCAAAGTCATTTACCGAAGCATCCCTAGACCTAACAGCAGTATTAGAAGCAACGGGAGTTTACCATGAGAAATTCGTCCACTGGTTGGTGGGACAAGAGCAGCAGGTTGCCATCGTTCTGCCCAACAAAATCAGTAATTACATGCGGACGTTATCCATCAAGACCATTACAGACAATACCGCCGCTGAAGCCATCGCCCAGTTTGGTCTTGAAAGTAAACTAGAGACCTGGACTCCACCAAAACCCATCTTTAGAAAACTTAAACAGCTTACCCGGGAAAGAGACCAGACCGTCTGTGAAAGGGTTGTTGTCGCCAATCAACTGCATGCCGAAAATGCAGAGGCTTTTTCGAATGCCAATAGCCTAAAACGACTAAAGGCCCGAAAAGCATTACTTAATAAACAGGAAAAGGAAATCAAGAAGGAAATCCATTTATTGGTTAAGTCCGATCCAAATCTGGAGGAGAACATCAGTTATATGACTTCAATTCCAGGTGTGGGGGAATTAACAGCAGTAATTGCTTTAGCATAA
- a CDS encoding transposase: MNKRQLVSYAGLDIREKQSGTSVKGKPKISKKGNRHLRKSVHLPALCAIKNCSLYKNNFARLVGRHGIKMKAVVAVQRKILELMYILYKTKTVFELEYELKKEQQPDAATPLTV; this comes from the coding sequence ATGAACAAACGGCAGCTAGTCAGCTACGCAGGCTTGGATATAAGAGAAAAACAGTCCGGAACTTCCGTCAAAGGGAAACCCAAAATCTCTAAAAAAGGAAATAGACACCTTCGCAAATCAGTGCATTTACCAGCTCTCTGTGCCATCAAGAATTGTTCGTTATACAAGAATAACTTTGCGAGACTAGTCGGAAGACACGGTATAAAAATGAAAGCTGTCGTGGCTGTTCAGCGAAAAATCCTAGAGTTGATGTACATCCTGTATAAAACCAAAACAGTCTTTGAGCTGGAGTATGAACTAAAAAAGGAGCAACAACCTGATGCTGCTACTCCTTTAACAGTCTAG
- a CDS encoding acyl-CoA dehydrogenase family protein yields the protein MFGLPRTFFTEEHELFRASVRDFIAKEISPYNSQWEKNKMVSRESWLKLGENGFLGIQAPERLGGMNIQDFRYNAIFIEELGLSGCSAPAIGYPLHSDIVMPYILHYGTENVLEKYIPKMIAGEYIGAVAMTEAGAGSDLQGIRASATDQGDYYLVNGSKTFITNGYLSDVVVVAVKTDPKKGAKGISLLLLDNTMEGYTKGRPFDKVGLHAQDTCELFFEDVRVPKENLLGKEGEGFKYLMTELAQERLVVALAAVALGEYMLQETIKYVKERKAFNQAIADFQNTRFKLAEMCASLEQGRIYCDYLVQLHNDGKLDSAMASAAKYNMTELQCKVADECVQLHGGYGYMWDYGVARAYADARVQRIYAGTNEIMKELIARKILK from the coding sequence ATGTTTGGACTGCCCCGAACTTTTTTCACAGAAGAGCATGAACTTTTCAGAGCTAGCGTAAGAGATTTTATAGCAAAAGAGATATCCCCATACAACTCACAGTGGGAGAAAAATAAGATGGTATCCCGGGAAAGCTGGCTAAAACTGGGGGAAAACGGCTTTTTAGGGATACAGGCACCGGAGCGACTTGGTGGCATGAATATTCAGGATTTCAGATACAACGCTATTTTTATAGAAGAACTAGGCCTGAGTGGCTGTTCGGCGCCGGCCATAGGATATCCGCTTCACAGCGATATAGTGATGCCCTATATCTTGCATTATGGGACAGAAAATGTCTTGGAAAAGTACATTCCGAAAATGATTGCCGGAGAATATATAGGCGCTGTGGCGATGACGGAAGCCGGTGCAGGAAGTGATTTGCAGGGAATTAGGGCAAGTGCCACCGATCAAGGGGATTATTATTTGGTGAATGGAAGCAAGACTTTCATTACCAATGGCTATCTGTCTGATGTAGTTGTAGTTGCGGTGAAGACCGATCCCAAGAAAGGAGCAAAGGGAATCAGCTTGCTTCTTCTGGACAATACGATGGAAGGATACACTAAAGGACGTCCATTTGATAAAGTAGGATTGCATGCCCAGGACACCTGCGAACTCTTTTTTGAAGATGTGAGAGTTCCTAAGGAGAACCTGCTTGGTAAGGAAGGCGAAGGCTTCAAATATTTGATGACTGAGTTGGCACAGGAGCGCCTGGTGGTTGCACTGGCTGCGGTGGCGCTGGGAGAGTATATGCTTCAGGAAACTATCAAGTATGTCAAAGAGCGAAAGGCTTTCAACCAAGCGATAGCTGATTTTCAGAATACCCGGTTCAAATTGGCAGAGATGTGCGCATCGCTTGAGCAGGGCAGAATTTATTGTGACTATTTAGTTCAGCTGCATAATGATGGCAAATTGGACTCTGCTATGGCTTCTGCGGCCAAATACAATATGACCGAACTGCAATGTAAAGTAGCTGATGAATGTGTGCAGCTGCATGGAGGCTACGGCTATATGTGGGATTATGGAGTAGCCCGGGCATATGCCGATGCGAGAGTACAGCGGATTTATGCAGGTACAAATGAGATAATGAAGGAGCTTATCGCAAGAAAAATTTTGAAATAG
- a CDS encoding AMP-binding protein, whose amino-acid sequence MKDFPWFKHYPASVPKEVDCTAYSSVTELFEESVKKYGDAVAYECMGKTMSYNTLDKLSEDFASYLTQVLRLKKGSRIVIQMPNTLQYPVAMFGALRAGMIVVNTNPLYTPSEMKHQFKDSGAELIIIVANFAKNLEKIKHEIPAKHILITGLGDLLGGLKGMVVNLVVKYIKKMVPAYDIPQAVSFKSALAQGAGHKFKPVELTLQDTAFLQYTGGTTGVSKGAELTHGNIVANMQQISAWMKPRLKESEEIVITALPLYHIFALTVNCLAMLKIGAHNLLITNPRDMPAFCKELSKKKFTVFTGVNTLFNGLLNQEAFKSLDFSALKIAVGGGMAVQKATAEKWMAVTGTPLAEGYGLTETSPVASCNPIDGTERNGTIGIPLPNTEFKVIDDEGNTLAVGERGELCIKGPQVMKGYWNKPKDTAEVMMGEWFKSGDIGVMDGDGFTKIVDRKKEMILVSGFNVYPNEVEDAIASYPGVLEVGVIGVPDDRSTERVVAYLVVKDKTIAEEQIIAHCHESLTNYKCPKEVYFVDELPKSNVGKILRRKIKEAHLEKIKG is encoded by the coding sequence ATGAAGGATTTCCCCTGGTTTAAACATTATCCGGCTTCTGTGCCAAAGGAAGTGGATTGTACCGCCTATTCCAGTGTGACAGAGCTTTTCGAGGAAAGCGTGAAAAAATATGGTGATGCCGTGGCGTATGAATGCATGGGGAAAACGATGTCATATAACACCCTTGATAAGTTGAGTGAGGATTTTGCTTCCTATCTGACTCAGGTTTTACGGTTGAAAAAAGGTTCCCGGATTGTGATTCAAATGCCAAATACGCTTCAATATCCTGTGGCGATGTTTGGTGCTCTCAGGGCAGGAATGATCGTGGTGAATACCAACCCCTTGTACACTCCTTCAGAAATGAAGCATCAATTCAAGGACTCAGGAGCTGAGTTGATTATTATAGTAGCCAATTTTGCCAAAAATCTGGAAAAAATCAAACATGAAATACCAGCCAAGCACATACTAATTACCGGACTGGGGGATTTACTCGGCGGACTAAAAGGTATGGTAGTTAACCTTGTGGTCAAATACATTAAGAAGATGGTTCCGGCTTACGATATTCCCCAGGCGGTTTCCTTTAAGTCAGCTTTAGCTCAAGGTGCGGGTCACAAATTCAAGCCGGTGGAACTCACCTTGCAGGATACGGCATTTCTTCAATACACCGGAGGCACAACAGGCGTTTCCAAAGGTGCTGAATTGACACATGGAAATATTGTAGCCAATATGCAGCAAATCTCCGCTTGGATGAAACCCAGACTGAAGGAGAGCGAGGAGATTGTAATTACTGCTTTGCCATTGTATCATATTTTTGCACTGACGGTAAACTGTCTGGCCATGCTCAAAATAGGTGCGCATAATCTCCTGATTACCAATCCCCGCGACATGCCGGCGTTTTGTAAGGAATTGTCCAAAAAGAAATTTACGGTTTTCACGGGAGTGAATACGTTATTTAATGGATTACTTAACCAAGAGGCATTTAAGTCTCTTGATTTTAGTGCGTTAAAAATAGCAGTAGGGGGAGGGATGGCTGTGCAGAAGGCTACGGCTGAAAAATGGATGGCTGTGACAGGAACCCCGTTGGCCGAAGGCTATGGGCTTACCGAAACTTCACCTGTGGCTTCCTGCAATCCCATCGATGGTACCGAAAGAAATGGGACTATAGGCATTCCCCTTCCCAACACGGAGTTTAAGGTGATCGATGACGAAGGCAATACACTTGCTGTAGGTGAACGGGGAGAGTTATGCATCAAGGGACCTCAGGTGATGAAGGGTTATTGGAATAAACCTAAAGACACCGCAGAGGTAATGATGGGGGAATGGTTCAAATCTGGAGATATCGGTGTGATGGACGGGGATGGTTTTACCAAAATTGTGGATAGGAAAAAGGAGATGATTTTGGTCTCCGGTTTCAACGTATACCCAAATGAAGTGGAAGACGCCATTGCATCCTATCCGGGGGTTTTGGAAGTGGGGGTGATCGGCGTTCCGGATGATAGATCTACCGAGCGAGTAGTGGCTTACCTGGTGGTAAAGGATAAGACTATTGCAGAGGAACAAATTATTGCCCACTGCCACGAATCATTGACTAACTATAAATGTCCGAAAGAGGTATACTTTGTAGATGAATTGCCGAAGTCCAATGTGGGCAAGATTCTTAGAAGAAAGATAAAGGAAGCGCATTTGGAGAAAATAAAAGGCTGA
- a CDS encoding HIRAN domain-containing protein, producing MKKSATSGPLGRKEFLKTMGLGGVSLILPGMVPKPNLVSGIISQPIKIYDNYLRGVQYYGLGKYLAELNVGDGVSFTRFPEHEYDRFAVGVIWQGHFLGYLPAYENIVLANLLDAGVRLSGMVTSKHSLQEVGIGIWAELITSGSGNGSNLSDTAADEVGDWYRR from the coding sequence ATGAAGAAGTCAGCTACATCCGGTCCTTTGGGACGCAAAGAATTTTTGAAAACAATGGGACTCGGGGGAGTATCGCTGATCCTGCCCGGGATGGTGCCGAAGCCCAACTTGGTATCGGGGATTATATCCCAACCCATCAAGATCTATGACAACTACCTGCGTGGAGTCCAGTATTACGGGTTGGGAAAATACCTAGCCGAACTTAACGTAGGTGATGGAGTAAGTTTCACAAGATTTCCGGAACATGAGTATGATCGCTTTGCAGTGGGAGTGATCTGGCAGGGGCATTTTCTGGGCTACTTGCCGGCTTACGAAAATATTGTCTTGGCCAATCTGTTGGATGCCGGAGTCCGACTAAGCGGGATGGTTACATCCAAGCATTCACTTCAGGAAGTAGGAATAGGCATATGGGCAGAACTGATCACCTCGGGATCCGGTAACGGTTCCAACCTTAGTGACACAGCTGCGGATGAGGTGGGAGATTGGTATAGGAGGTGA